The Megalops cyprinoides isolate fMegCyp1 chromosome 15, fMegCyp1.pri, whole genome shotgun sequence region TATATTACACTATGCATCTAtgatacatttgttttagtttCCCCTCTAATACAGTGAAACACCATTAGAGAATTTTCTATCAAAAAGGTGGAGTGTATGACTTGTCTCGAATTTACACTCAATAGTCATGGCAAGGAGTAATCAGATGTGCAAAGTAATGATATCGTTAAAACTATCGTGTTAAACTTCTCCATTCTCTTCAGCTAATGTGCcaccagaagaaaaaagaacaggtcCTTTTTTAGCAGCTGATCCACACTATGACAAACAGCAACAGAATGGGAATATAATGGAATGTATATGTGTTGATGATTAAATAATACACTATGGAAAAGTACAAGAGGCCTTCGGTATGCTGTCAGTATGGACCAgcgcatttttttttgtccctttcaagttcattttttgtgacGCTCGCTTTATTTCAGGAGGAGATGGGGAATCAGAGatgtattttcttctgttgaGACCCCTCCTCGCCCGAATTCATGGAACATCATTGTGTCGTACAGTCCGATTGCCTCCGCGACTCCACCTCGATACACTTCTTCTCGATCTCCACCTGAAAGGGCAAACAGGTGAGTCAGGTCTTAATGAGTAACTGAGTGATGCATTTACCACTGTAACCAAAATTTCCCACATTTGATCAGCATCACCTTGATATGTTCAGGGACTCCCATCAGTTGTGTATGACTGAGCTGTTACCTCAAGGCTAATCTGGGATTTGATCTCTCTTGATCTGCATTTGTGTCAACATTTGTGAAATAACTAATTGTGTCCTGTAGTTGTATTTAATTCTGGTAATGTTTAGTCTTCAAAAAATATCTCTGATACCAATGAATGTTCATCTTTGGTTAACTAGGCATTTATGGCCTAGAACTATTAACAATGAATGATTTGGCCTGAACAATCAATAGAGACTAATTGCCCTGAGTGAATGCATGTTTAACTTCCATACATGCATGAAGCTTCAAAAGTAGAGAAAATGTTCATTGGTAGGATTTCCTCGTGGGTGAAATCAGTACATGGGTTTGCAGTGCAGTTACCTGGCAGTGGTAGTGTGCCTTGCTGCTCAAGTGCTTCTGTGGCTGGATATCGCTCTCTGTACCCAGAGACTTCACCTTTGTCCTGGACACCACTGCCTCTGCCACTTCAAACTCAATGGTTACAAAGGGGTACCAGTGGGTGGGCACCTCCTGGTCCGAGCCCAGCTCCAGTTTGCACGAGAAGGAGTGGGGGTGGTCCACAGCTGCCAAGGGAAGAGTGAGCACAGCTGTAATGAGCATTCTCGCCACATGGGGACAGCAAAGAGAAACTCTGAGTAAACATCTGTGACTTGCTGCATCACTGAATTAGTTGTGGGGGTGTTTtgtgctctttctttttttagcagATTCCCTCATCCTTGTTATAAGTgcggggaaaaaaatgcagcccGAGTGCAAATTACAAACATGATGACAATATTACTGCTGGAAAGCACATTACCAAGTCCATTAGTGCCTGGGGCGGTGAAACACAGTTTTAGATTGGAATCAAGTACGATGTTTGTTTCACTGATTATATGAAGTTGTACTGGCATTTCCAAATGGAGTAGTGTTTTCCACTCATCACAGGTAATCTCTGTCTTACCTGTGTTCTTAGCAGGTAGTCTGTCAATCCTCCACACAATGGCACCGTAGACGTTCTCGTATTTGACGGTGCCGGCAGACACTTGCATGACAGGCTGGGACTCTGCAGCGCTGACAGACCCCAGGCAGGCGTTCCGGTTCATCCGGGCCTTCAGGGACTTCTGCCGCAGCAGGGCCACCGTGCGCGACACCTTGACCCAGTCCTCTGGGACCGGCACCTGGATCAGAACGTTCTCGCAGGAGAGCGGAGGCTCCGACGTCCCCGCTGAGGCgaggaaggaggaggacatGTTGAGGAACGCCTGGAGCTCCACGTAGGCGCCCTGCACAGTGACCACAGCCTTCAGCGAGAAGGGCAGCTCTCCAGAGCCGACGGACACGGTCTTGTACCTCATGAGCTCCACCCTGCAGGCGCTTGGCGGGGCGAACTTCACCAGCCTGGACCGCTGGAACTCGCCCTCGTTGACGCACCTGTGGAAGTGGCAGTCGGCGATCTCCATCCAGGCCTCCtcgccttcctcctcctccgagCCGTAGACCGGGTCCCGGCGGCACAGCTGCACATCGTTGAGCGCCAGGAAGCACTCGCCCGCCCCGTTGAGGAAGGCCAGGCAGTAGATGTGGGTGACGGCCGCCCTCTCCAGCAGGGCCCCCTCCTTGTCCAGCCGCACCCAGAGGTGGTCAACGATGGCCAGCGACAGCTCCTGCTCCTCGTAGTGCCGCCGCTGCCCGGCGGGTGCCGGCAGCATCATCAACTCCTCCTCCACAGACGCCACCAGGTCCTCCATGTCGCCGCGCTCGGTGGTGCCCAGCTTCAGCAGCTGCTCCACCTCCGTCTCGTGCGTCACCTCCGGCTTGGGGTGGTAGCGCTTGCGCTCGACGTAGGACACGAGCTCCACCTTCACCGTGTGGATCTTGCGGGACTCGCTGTAGCTCTCCAGCTTGGGGGCGGAGAGGCGGCAGTGCGGGTGGAGCTGGAACTCCTTGAAGGGCTTCTCCAGGCCTTTCTCGTAGTACATCTGCAGCACACCGCCGGGCAGCAGGCGCAGGTAGATGGGCCCCCACTGGCGGGAGGACATGCGGTTCTTCTTCTCGGGGATGCGCAGCATCAGGGGCCAGCCGTCCCGCCTCTGGCTGCGGAACAGGCCCTGGGGGATGAAGGGGGGGCGGCCCCTCGTCTCCACATCCCTCATCCCGCCCACGTGGGGTGCCATCCCCTCCCCGTCCCcgccctcctcttcccctccttctcctcctcctcctcccctgccgtcctcctcctcgtcctcagCGCGCAGGCGTTCCAGCTTGTGGCAGATATAGGAGTAAGAACTGTGGATGGGGTCGCGGGGTGGCTCGTAGCCATCCTTGGTCCGGATGAAGAAGCGGGGCAAGCTAGAGCCCGAGTCCGAGTCCGAGGACGAGCCCCCGGACTCCGCGCGCCCGGACTCACTCCAGAAGGGGTTGAAATGGCCCGGGTCGTCCCGGAAGGCCGGGAACAGGCTGGAATCCTCCAGGGAGGGCTGCTCGGGAGCGGGGGATGGCAGGGTGGCGGTGGACGAGCTGGAGAAGCTGTTGAAGAAGTTGTGGCGTCCCTGGGGCCCacagtgaaagggagaggggctgatgggagtCTCCCTCACTGGTGTGCAGAGAGGGGTGTTGCTGGGCACACAGGAGCTCCCGTTAAAGCTGAAATGTATTTGGGGTGAGTCCAGGGGACTGGAGAAGCTCCAGGAGGGGTCTCCCACAGTGGGAAGCATCAGCTTTAAGCCATTGGGCCTGGGAACTGACCCGGTGCTGGCAGCTGGGGACTGCAGGGGCTTCTGAGGGGATGACAGAGGCGTGCCCTCATCCTCAAAAGTCACCCAGTTTGGATGGTTCATGGAACACATGTTTGTACTGGGCCTCTGTCCGGGTCTGCCTGCGGTACCCGCTCACTTTTGGTCCGCTTGCATCCACCACAGGGGGTTACACTGCTGAagacaaagcagacagaggaaacTTCAAACTTCCAGCAAAACATTATTAATATCAATTACTTTTCACTAGAGCTGCAAGAGGATGACACAAGTGACACAAAAGTAAATTTGTTCAAGGCCTGAGTTCTTTTgccatatatataatatatatgtgtgtgtatatatgagagagagagagagagagagattgaaagAAATACtgctcacagaacacagacacgATATATCCAGTACAGTCCAAGTGAATGTCTGGAGGGTTACGCTGCTGTTTGCGAAGCCCAAGCATTACACGCttctttcagtgctgtcagtgtttAAGGACTGCCGTGAGACTATGCTGAGTTGAACGAGGCTGATTTACTgtggtggtgggagggagggaggcttCTTGGCACAAATATTACTCTCGGAACAGTTTGAAGTGACTGTAGCAACTGCATGTGCAGTGAAGAAATCCTGCCAAAaggctgtgttttcagatgtgtgcgcatgcaggcatgcatgcacacacccctacacctgcatgtgtgtgcgtgcacgcacacacacacacacacacacacacacacaaacacttcagtCACTTAAGTGTCACTCTCTGCATGCTGTTTCAATTTGCGTTCGACACCGCACCTCTGCTTGAACGTTTCGAAAGCGGCAGGGCGAAAAACTCAGACGAGCCCGAGAAAAGATCAATACCAATATCTCCATGCTGTCAGGTCCGATTACCTACTGCGCACAAACAAGCGCATTCATCAAGCCGAGCGGCGCGCTGCGGCCCGATTTCCATCCAGTTCAGCGAGAGCCCGGGGGTGGGGTCATTAACGCTGACACAGGCAGGAAAGACAGCGAGGCGCAAACCCAGCGCCGGAGCGACATGAACCGCAGGCAGACGGGTTCTCCCCTCACCAGGGGCAGGGAATTTCAGGCCATCGCATTGCTCCAGAGAGACTAAGACCAGGAGctcaggaaacaggaaaacacagggaGACAGTAAGGCCAAGCTATCCAGACATCAGACCATTTTACAGTTAGTTGTTAATGAATTCTCATTCACGAGTTCAGCGTAGCTCTTTCCGATCATTGTTAGTCAGTACGCACAGTCTGGCATTATGTAAATACTATGCCTTAAGGTAATGCATGCTTTCATATATCATTGTAAGGCTGTATGTTCACTGTAGAGTGATGTAATTTAGAATAACCATTTGGCActgtgttttatacattttcatgccAATTTAATGTGATTCTGGCTGTTCTGTACCCATGTTATTGTTATCCTTGTTGCTCCTGTGATATGCTGTGTATCATGCCATACAGGCCTTAGAAGATGTGCGGCCTatgagtgtctgccaaattCATATGAATTCAGTTGCTCACAGCTGGGAAGTCTTGAGTTCAGCATTGGGCCCTGAGACCCCCCGCATTTAAAAAGTCAACACCCCCTCCTGCCAGCAGCTGGCCTAAATTCCTGCCCAATTCACAGGACTGGGGGATTTTAATTATTAAGTGGCACGGCAGGGGAAAAGCGTTTCCCTCGCCCTTTTCTTTATTTGCAGCAGTTTTTCTCCCCCCTGAAAAAAGTACTTCAAGTGGAAACATCTGGAAGGACACAAAACCCTACTTTGTGCAAACcctcataaaattaaaaagctcACATTCCGTGCAATGCCTTGCTGCCACATTCCGTGCACCAACCTCCTCAGATACAGGGGGTTTAAATTTAGTAACCTGAATCAGCTGGTTGCTGCTGAGTAATGTCTGCAGCCATCTTGGAAAGGAGACTCAGACTTAGGCCCGTTtagggaagtttttttttttttttagaggcaGTCTGGTGCAGTACACATCGTTGCAACGCCGCAGCCATTTTTCACACGCGTTTACCTTCACGCTTCAGACAGCGGAAATTTATTCACCATAACCTCGAAACGCGGAACACCTGGCGCACGCTGTCACTGGAGCCTACTGCAGGTGAAATATGGGGCAGACTAAAGAGCAGGGAACGTCAGATGTCCTCCTGAGGTGGGCTGCGTGATTGCATGGAAGGCACCCTGCAGAACTTTAACAAAGCGTGGCGCTTCTCCTGTAGCCGAGCGCGCATCACACTCCTTGTTTACAGCCGTGCAGAGAGCCCCACAAGCATGTCCTGGCGGGCGAGAGAAATGTGCTGCAATAAGCAGGACGGCATTCAGGAAGGCAAGCCCGTATTTAAGCCTAATTGAGGGCTGCATTTGGAATAACATCTCTTTTCCACTGAATTTTTGGGTGGATTTCTTTCCATCGCAAAAAGGCAGatagaaggagagggagagggagagactgaaacAACTCTGCAACCAATTACCGAAATAGTTCCCTTCCATGCTTTAAAAACATGTAGAGCTGTGGGGCTCGGAGCTGTCCGCTGGAGCGGGGGTGAGATGAACACAGCCTACGGCAGTAATGCGGGGTAACGGAGACAAACTCCCGTCCAGGGGTCAgccacacacccccccccctctcttcacCACAGAGTTGACGGGCTGTAATCAGCATCTTCTTCTGCCCTCAGATGCCCCCGCCCCGTTCAAGAGAGATCCTCAATGGTGCTCCTCTCGGGGCACAACTCTGCACCCCCCgcctcccctgccccctcccttcATCTACTCGTTCCCCGACCGGCACAGTGGATCAGGGAACGGGCAGTCCCATCCCTGCGGAGATCACCCCAGTAAAACTCCCAACAGCCATCAGGGccggcccctccctctcctaACATACGAGTTGGGTGAGGACAACGTGCAGTTAAGTTTCTTTCAGGCTATAAATAAACTTTAACTCGGAGCAGACACTGGGGCGAGTCTGCCGACTGGCTTCATCAAGAGCGGCAGGAGATCTGAGAGCTCCAGCTCTTAGTGAAGATTATGGCACAGCGCTGCCTAGACAGGTCCAATCCTTCCTCGTCCCCGTCTCCTGTCTGCACAATGGCCCAACAGACGGCCCAAAGAAGGAGACAGCGAGGCCCCCAGACTGTCGGCCTGACAGTCGATTAGAGACGAGAAGTCTGACCTACTGATATACTGTTAGCGACGCCTTAAGCTGGTCCACTAGGAaatacacagagacacgcacagACTGTGGTCCACACAGAAGAGAGGGCACCCAGGCCTTGTGTATCAGTGAGGATACTGGCAGATTCCTGACAGGTCACAGAGCTGATGGGcttggggggggcagaggaatTAGACACTGAAGAATCTCCAGAAACTTGATGGACATTCCGCGCATTCCTCTGGGAcgaccagcacacacagaggaaatacCAGCCAGCTCTCCTCCTTCCcgcacacactgcaaacactcGAACACTTTCACCCCTCACACTGCaatcacaacacacacgcacacacagatccTTTTCACATCACCAGTACCCCCTTCTTCCCCAACAGAGCTGGAACAAGCCTGTCTCGTTTCATTTGGGTTTCCTGGTGGTTTCTGTAATATTCTTTGTCATGCTGACCCATGCGGCCTCAGCCCGTGATTGTTACTGGTTCTGGCCTACTTACAAGTGAGCTGCGGGTAGAGCCGGCAAAGCTGCATACCCACATTGCCTCTGTTCGTCTAGGCACTAAAAGCTGAAGATAAGCAGTAAGGGGTGAGACAAGCACCCAGCCATCACTTATCAAAGTAAAGTCAGGATAGACAGAGAGTAATTTAGAGCTAGTCATTTTTGGGTTGAAAACCTCAGCCTGTGACTGCTGACAAAGTCCAGGCAGTTGCCTGAAAAGTGGTCGGACAGCACCATTCATTATGACAACACGTGCTACAGTTCTGGCCGCAGGTAATACATGGGAAAAGCTACTGTTCTACAGCAGCCGGCGTTGCCTCTTAACTCAATGCTAGTCTGCTTCA contains the following coding sequences:
- the LOC118789771 gene encoding stonin-1, with amino-acid sequence MCSMNHPNWVTFEDEGTPLSSPQKPLQSPAASTGSVPRPNGLKLMLPTVGDPSWSFSSPLDSPQIHFSFNGSSCVPSNTPLCTPVRETPISPSPFHCGPQGRHNFFNSFSSSSTATLPSPAPEQPSLEDSSLFPAFRDDPGHFNPFWSESGRAESGGSSSDSDSGSSLPRFFIRTKDGYEPPRDPIHSSYSYICHKLERLRAEDEEEDGRGGGGGEGGEEEGGDGEGMAPHVGGMRDVETRGRPPFIPQGLFRSQRRDGWPLMLRIPEKKNRMSSRQWGPIYLRLLPGGVLQMYYEKGLEKPFKEFQLHPHCRLSAPKLESYSESRKIHTVKVELVSYVERKRYHPKPEVTHETEVEQLLKLGTTERGDMEDLVASVEEELMMLPAPAGQRRHYEEQELSLAIVDHLWVRLDKEGALLERAAVTHIYCLAFLNGAGECFLALNDVQLCRRDPVYGSEEEEGEEAWMEIADCHFHRCVNEGEFQRSRLVKFAPPSACRVELMRYKTVSVGSGELPFSLKAVVTVQGAYVELQAFLNMSSSFLASAGTSEPPLSCENVLIQVPVPEDWVKVSRTVALLRQKSLKARMNRNACLGSVSAAESQPVMQVSAGTVKYENVYGAIVWRIDRLPAKNTAVDHPHSFSCKLELGSDQEVPTHWYPFVTIEFEVAEAVVSRTKVKSLGTESDIQPQKHLSSKAHYHCQVEIEKKCIEVESRRQSDCTTQ